In a genomic window of Pseudodesulfovibrio sp. S3:
- the hslV gene encoding ATP-dependent protease subunit HslV, with protein sequence MEIRGTTIIAVKDDKGTAVAGDGQVTFGQTVAMKHTARKVRRIYKDKVTIGFAGATADAFTLSERFETKLETYSGNLLRAAVELAKDWRTDKYLRKLEAMLLAADGEHILIISGTGDVIEPDDGVAAIGSGGSYALAAARALQQNTDLSAEEIARKAMEIAADICVYTNNHITLESQSK encoded by the coding sequence GTGGAAATCAGAGGAACTACCATTATTGCGGTCAAGGACGACAAGGGTACTGCCGTGGCCGGAGACGGCCAGGTTACCTTTGGGCAGACCGTTGCCATGAAACACACCGCCCGCAAGGTGCGGCGCATATACAAGGACAAGGTCACCATCGGCTTTGCCGGGGCCACGGCCGATGCATTCACCCTTTCCGAACGGTTCGAGACCAAGCTGGAAACATACTCCGGCAACCTGCTCCGGGCCGCCGTGGAATTGGCAAAGGACTGGCGCACGGACAAATACCTGCGCAAGCTCGAAGCCATGCTCCTGGCCGCCGACGGCGAACACATCCTGATCATCTCCGGCACCGGCGACGTGATCGAGCCGGACGACGGCGTGGCCGCCATCGGCTCCGGCGGCTCCTATGCCCTGGCCGCTGCCCGCGCCCTGCAACAGAACACCGACCTTTCGGCCGAGGAAATCGCGCGCAAGGCCATGGAAATAGCCGCCGACATCTGCGTCTACACCAACAACCACATCACCTTGGAATCACAGAGCAAGTAA
- a CDS encoding O-acetyl-ADP-ribose deacetylase yields the protein MQTWNTGRGRLTVRQGDITALDVDAIVNAANSRLAGGGGVDGAIHRAAGVKDLQEACRAIILNIGSLPPGEAVITGGFNLPARHIIHTVGPIWRGGSNNEPVLLENAYTNSLRLARKHNIETVAFPAISCGIYGYPVEDAAHIALTALKTGLEAGLVREATMVLHGDAVFETWSAIACEIL from the coding sequence ATGCAAACATGGAACACAGGCCGGGGACGGCTCACCGTCCGCCAGGGCGACATCACCGCTTTGGACGTGGACGCCATTGTCAATGCGGCCAACTCCAGGCTGGCCGGAGGAGGTGGCGTGGACGGTGCCATTCACCGCGCCGCTGGGGTCAAGGACCTCCAGGAAGCCTGCCGGGCGATTATCCTGAACATCGGTTCCCTGCCGCCGGGAGAAGCCGTCATCACCGGAGGCTTCAACCTGCCTGCCCGACATATCATCCACACAGTCGGTCCCATATGGCGCGGCGGCAGCAACAACGAACCCGTACTGCTCGAAAACGCCTACACCAACAGCCTGCGGCTGGCCCGCAAACACAACATCGAAACCGTGGCCTTCCCGGCCATATCCTGCGGCATCTACGGCTACCCGGTTGAAGATGCGGCACATATTGCGCTTACTGCACTGAAAACAGGACTCGAGGCGGGGCTGGTCAGGGAAGCGACCATGGTCCTGCACGGAGATGCCGTCTTCGAGACATGGTCCGCCATTGCCTGTGAAATTCTGTAA
- a CDS encoding response regulator: MAKSETILIVDDQSENITLLVDVLQESYSLQVAKNGATALERARGETQPDIILLDVMMPDMDGYEVCRRLKADPATWGIPVIFITALTDPDDEAWGFKLGASDYITKPISPPVVQARVRAHLQLKRSKELLESQNEALEVRVRERTAEVVQIQKERVESLNHFANALAHQIRNPVMSIGGMAGLLVKKAPEDSPLIEYAMAVREGGLRLESLVKVVSDYVSLSAHGIQAISVNNLMTQALIKVREFSEALGHDLQCSLELENAMIGVDVRIVVLAIVEIAVNAMEFSQGDATELTIQGGIGHFRDALLTEHPRTSSHWYGMHISDAGPGISREVLPYVTDPFFTTKAQGVGMGLTKVKRIICDEHGGMMLIKSPSLVGQAGENGGGGTSIIFDLPLA, from the coding sequence ATGGCGAAGTCAGAAACCATCCTCATCGTGGACGATCAGTCCGAAAACATCACTTTGCTTGTGGATGTGCTGCAGGAATCGTATTCCCTGCAGGTTGCCAAGAACGGGGCAACGGCCCTTGAGCGTGCAAGGGGGGAAACGCAGCCGGACATTATCCTGCTCGACGTCATGATGCCCGACATGGACGGCTATGAGGTCTGCCGCCGATTGAAGGCTGATCCCGCAACCTGGGGCATCCCGGTCATTTTCATCACTGCCCTGACCGATCCTGATGACGAGGCTTGGGGCTTCAAGCTCGGTGCCTCGGATTACATCACCAAGCCCATTAGTCCGCCAGTGGTCCAGGCTCGGGTGCGAGCTCATTTGCAACTCAAGCGTTCGAAGGAACTGCTTGAAAGCCAGAATGAGGCCCTGGAAGTGCGGGTCAGGGAACGGACAGCCGAGGTGGTTCAGATTCAGAAGGAGCGGGTCGAGAGCCTCAACCATTTTGCCAATGCCCTGGCGCATCAGATTCGTAATCCGGTCATGTCCATTGGCGGCATGGCCGGGCTTTTGGTGAAGAAGGCCCCGGAGGACAGCCCGTTGATTGAGTACGCAATGGCGGTCCGTGAAGGCGGCCTGCGTCTGGAAAGTCTGGTCAAGGTTGTCAGCGACTACGTGTCCTTGTCGGCGCATGGCATTCAGGCCATCTCTGTCAACAATCTCATGACCCAGGCCTTGATCAAGGTCCGTGAATTTTCCGAGGCCTTGGGGCATGATCTGCAATGCTCGTTGGAACTCGAAAATGCCATGATCGGCGTGGATGTCCGCATCGTGGTCCTGGCCATTGTCGAAATAGCCGTCAATGCCATGGAGTTCAGCCAGGGTGACGCCACGGAACTGACTATTCAGGGCGGTATCGGGCATTTCAGGGATGCATTGTTGACGGAGCATCCCCGGACCAGCAGTCATTGGTACGGGATGCACATAAGCGATGCAGGACCGGGTATTTCCAGGGAGGTCCTTCCCTATGTGACCGATCCGTTCTTCACGACCAAGGCGCAGGGCGTGGGCATGGGGTTGACCAAGGTCAAGCGCATCATTTGCGATGAACACGGCGGGATGATGCTGATCAAGTCGCCGTCGTTGGTCGGGCAGGCAGGCGAGAACGGCGGGGGCGGTACTTCGATCATCTTTGATCTGCCCCTGGCCTAG
- a CDS encoding chloride channel protein: protein MSLRIFVQLINYWKDFVKSYRTVTSFRWLVIGVLVGILSGLVAVAFFWLVEFGKFFIQHHLAGIVSPDPAGEGIFEGPVGAYRPWVIPICTTGTALLTGWLVKTFIPETMNGGTDGTDATINAFHNHGGIIKARVAIIKGLCSVLTIASGGSAGREGPITQMGAGAGVWLAKLFDLSAKERRMLLLAGAAGGLGAIFRAPLGGALTAVEVIYREDFEAEAILPSVMSSVVSYSIFTFFYGTEPIFGIPRFTFHDPRELIFYALLAFVCAAVGWMYIKTFYYIKYSIFFPLREKIGIIWSMGAGGLAMGLLGIAYPYTATDGLITGGILSGGYGWLELAILGQIPALGMCYIIIGKTVATSITIGSGMSGGMFAPALFVGGMSGGLVGKLGHKFFPDIVTQPGAYILVGMAAFFAGVANAPIGPLIMVTELTQGYGLLAPLMLASALCIVLGRNYSLYEHQAENKFDSPAHAEDATINILEQMHVSDFYNPGDVIVLEEGTTLKALTDIIANSNQLYFPVRRSSDGWYVGMVSIHNVRNWMFEEDLHDLVVVKDLMSRPVYVRPDYDLYQALLRFVNTDYGQIPVVAQTNTSDIIGLINRDDVFQAYAEAIAEVKGAAEIVD, encoded by the coding sequence ATGTCTTTACGCATCTTCGTCCAACTGATCAATTACTGGAAGGATTTCGTCAAATCCTATCGGACGGTGACCTCGTTCAGATGGCTGGTCATCGGCGTCCTGGTCGGCATCCTTTCCGGTCTGGTGGCCGTTGCCTTTTTCTGGTTGGTCGAATTCGGCAAGTTCTTCATCCAGCACCACCTGGCAGGCATCGTGTCCCCGGACCCGGCAGGCGAAGGCATCTTCGAAGGTCCGGTCGGGGCATACCGTCCCTGGGTCATCCCCATCTGCACCACGGGCACAGCCTTACTCACCGGCTGGCTCGTAAAAACGTTCATTCCAGAGACCATGAACGGCGGGACCGACGGAACCGACGCGACCATCAACGCCTTCCATAACCATGGCGGCATCATCAAGGCGCGGGTAGCCATCATCAAGGGCTTGTGCTCCGTGCTGACCATTGCCTCGGGCGGCTCTGCCGGACGCGAAGGCCCGATCACGCAAATGGGCGCAGGCGCAGGCGTCTGGCTGGCAAAACTGTTCGATCTGTCAGCCAAGGAACGGCGCATGCTCCTGCTCGCCGGTGCAGCCGGTGGCCTGGGAGCCATCTTCCGAGCTCCTCTGGGCGGTGCACTGACCGCCGTGGAGGTGATTTACCGCGAAGACTTCGAAGCAGAGGCGATCCTGCCATCGGTCATGAGTTCGGTGGTCTCCTACTCCATATTCACGTTTTTCTACGGCACCGAACCGATCTTCGGCATCCCCCGTTTCACCTTCCACGACCCGCGCGAACTGATCTTCTACGCACTGCTCGCCTTTGTCTGCGCCGCCGTTGGCTGGATGTACATCAAGACTTTCTATTACATAAAATACAGCATTTTCTTCCCGCTCCGGGAGAAGATCGGCATCATCTGGTCAATGGGCGCAGGCGGTCTGGCCATGGGCCTGCTCGGCATCGCCTATCCCTACACCGCCACCGACGGCCTGATCACAGGCGGTATCCTTTCCGGCGGATACGGATGGCTGGAGCTGGCCATCCTCGGCCAGATCCCGGCACTGGGCATGTGCTACATAATCATAGGCAAGACCGTAGCCACCTCCATCACCATCGGTTCGGGCATGTCCGGCGGCATGTTCGCACCAGCCCTGTTCGTGGGCGGCATGTCCGGCGGCCTGGTGGGCAAACTCGGCCACAAGTTCTTCCCGGATATCGTCACCCAGCCCGGCGCCTACATTCTGGTGGGCATGGCCGCCTTCTTTGCCGGAGTTGCCAACGCCCCCATCGGCCCTCTGATCATGGTGACCGAACTGACCCAGGGCTACGGACTGCTGGCACCGCTCATGCTCGCCTCGGCCCTTTGCATCGTGCTCGGACGCAACTATTCGCTCTACGAGCACCAGGCAGAAAACAAATTCGATTCCCCGGCCCATGCCGAGGATGCCACCATCAATATCCTGGAACAGATGCATGTCTCGGACTTCTATAATCCGGGCGATGTCATCGTGCTTGAGGAAGGGACCACGCTCAAGGCCTTGACCGACATCATCGCCAATTCAAACCAACTCTACTTCCCGGTCCGACGGTCATCGGACGGTTGGTATGTCGGCATGGTCTCCATCCACAATGTGCGAAACTGGATGTTCGAGGAGGATCTGCACGACCTGGTGGTGGTGAAAGATCTCATGTCACGGCCCGTCTACGTGCGCCCCGACTACGATCTCTACCAGGCGCTGCTCCGGTTCGTGAACACGGATTACGGGCAGATTCCGGTGGTGGCCCAGACCAACACCTCGGACATCATCGGATTGATCAACCGCGATGACGTCTTCCAGGCTTATGCCGAGGCCATTGCCGAAGTGAAGGGAGCCGCCGAGATAGTCGACTAG
- a CDS encoding bifunctional riboflavin kinase/FAD synthetase: MIVARTIEEIEDVITGSCVTIGNFDGVHKGHQKLIESTCECAKARGLTSVVVTFDPHPLQVLRSDRNPPFITLTEQKIELISQYGPQVCLLLEFTMDMARLTPEEFVQRYLLDGLNMREMIIGYDYHLGKGRAGNFSTLTELGRKHGFTVDRLDPVSIDNAIVSSTRIRDLVQAGKVWAARPLLGRFYQIKGEVVYGMNRGGKLLGFPTANIKLVDELFPKNGVYAIWVELAGKVHQGVANIGKNPTFGNDALSVEAHLLDFNEDIYGSDIRVHFVQRIRDEKKFNGIDELKARIAKDVELGRQILSQPEAAIKMTRPDFARRPVNG; the protein is encoded by the coding sequence ATGATCGTCGCACGGACCATAGAGGAAATCGAAGACGTAATTACCGGGTCATGCGTGACCATCGGCAACTTCGACGGTGTTCACAAGGGCCACCAGAAGCTGATCGAGAGCACCTGCGAATGCGCCAAGGCCCGCGGCCTGACCAGCGTGGTCGTCACCTTTGACCCCCACCCCCTGCAAGTCCTGCGCAGCGACCGGAACCCGCCCTTCATCACCCTGACCGAACAGAAGATAGAACTCATATCCCAATACGGCCCCCAGGTCTGCCTGCTTCTGGAATTCACCATGGACATGGCCAGGCTCACACCCGAGGAATTCGTGCAGCGATATCTCCTCGACGGCCTGAACATGCGCGAGATGATCATCGGGTACGACTACCACCTGGGAAAGGGCCGGGCCGGCAACTTCTCCACCCTGACAGAACTGGGCCGCAAGCACGGCTTCACCGTGGACCGGCTCGATCCGGTATCCATCGACAACGCCATTGTCAGCTCCACCCGCATCCGCGATCTGGTACAGGCGGGCAAAGTTTGGGCGGCTCGTCCCCTGCTCGGACGATTCTACCAGATCAAGGGGGAAGTCGTGTACGGCATGAATCGAGGGGGTAAACTGCTCGGTTTTCCCACCGCCAACATCAAACTGGTGGACGAACTTTTCCCCAAAAACGGCGTCTACGCTATTTGGGTGGAGTTGGCCGGGAAAGTGCATCAAGGCGTGGCCAACATCGGCAAGAACCCGACATTCGGCAATGACGCCCTTTCCGTGGAAGCGCATCTCCTCGACTTCAACGAGGATATCTACGGATCGGACATACGAGTCCATTTTGTCCAGCGCATCCGCGACGAAAAAAAATTCAACGGGATAGATGAACTCAAAGCCCGCATTGCCAAGGATGTGGAACTGGGCCGTCAGATCCTGTCCCAGCCCGAGGCGGCCATAAAAATGACCCGACCCGATTTCGCCAGACGCCCGGTCAACGGATAA
- a CDS encoding M48 family metallopeptidase, with amino-acid sequence MKHLLTILPAFLAAMLLVICPALTAQADLLGDKLTLRDENKMGREFDQTIRSQMSMVGDTYITDYVAEVVARVVTGKRPMPFKVTSAVIANPLLNAFAIPGGFIYIFTGLIQEVETESQLAGVIAHELAHVSQRHVVNRIEKQKKVTMLSTAGMLAGLLLGVATGGSDGAKAGQAIMMGSMGAGTAAMLHYSQEDEREADHVGLNSMVQAGYNPTGMPRTFEIMMKNKWFDNSSQMPSYLSTHPGTADRITYLNDRIARMPAEFLNRKDDNTKLYRVQVLVRSKMSPAATALAYWDDKAQSEYTPMDYAGRGITLARLKKMDEAEQAFEKALSLDGEDPLVVREAGIFYFKNGQSDQAARLLQKAVIMDKRDSMALFYLARLQAEAGQTDQAIRNMRKVNDLVPEDWEVHHHLGMILGASGDEFSGNLHLAYAGVYSMDMRKANQHLQKAQALATTETQKEQLKELEELIKERTKLKG; translated from the coding sequence ATGAAACACCTGCTCACCATACTTCCCGCTTTCCTGGCGGCCATGCTCCTGGTCATCTGCCCTGCCCTCACGGCCCAGGCCGACCTGCTGGGAGACAAACTGACCCTGCGCGACGAAAACAAGATGGGACGGGAATTCGACCAGACCATCCGCAGCCAGATGTCCATGGTAGGCGACACCTATATCACCGATTATGTGGCCGAAGTGGTGGCCCGTGTCGTGACCGGGAAACGGCCCATGCCGTTCAAGGTTACCAGTGCGGTCATTGCCAACCCGCTGCTCAACGCGTTCGCCATCCCCGGCGGTTTCATCTACATTTTCACTGGACTGATTCAGGAAGTGGAGACGGAATCCCAACTGGCCGGAGTCATCGCCCACGAACTTGCACACGTCTCCCAGCGCCATGTGGTCAACCGCATCGAGAAGCAGAAGAAAGTGACCATGCTCTCCACTGCCGGCATGCTGGCCGGTCTGCTCCTTGGCGTGGCCACCGGGGGGAGTGACGGCGCCAAGGCAGGACAGGCCATCATGATGGGTTCCATGGGCGCAGGCACGGCCGCCATGCTGCACTATTCCCAGGAAGACGAGCGTGAAGCCGACCATGTGGGGCTCAACTCCATGGTCCAGGCGGGATACAACCCTACCGGGATGCCTCGTACTTTTGAAATCATGATGAAAAACAAGTGGTTCGACAACAGCTCCCAAATGCCGAGCTACCTGTCCACCCACCCCGGAACCGCAGATCGAATCACCTATCTCAACGACCGCATAGCGCGAATGCCAGCGGAATTCCTCAACCGGAAGGACGACAACACCAAGCTGTACCGCGTCCAGGTTCTGGTCCGTTCCAAGATGTCCCCTGCCGCCACGGCCCTTGCCTATTGGGACGACAAGGCACAAAGCGAATATACCCCCATGGATTATGCGGGGCGCGGCATCACCCTTGCCAGGCTGAAAAAGATGGACGAAGCGGAGCAGGCCTTTGAAAAGGCTCTCAGCCTTGACGGCGAAGATCCGCTCGTCGTCCGCGAAGCAGGTATTTTCTACTTCAAGAACGGCCAATCCGACCAGGCGGCCCGCCTGTTGCAAAAGGCGGTCATCATGGACAAGCGCGACTCCATGGCGCTTTTCTACCTGGCACGGCTGCAAGCCGAGGCCGGACAAACCGATCAGGCCATCCGCAACATGCGCAAGGTGAACGACCTCGTCCCCGAGGACTGGGAAGTGCACCACCACCTCGGCATGATTCTGGGCGCGTCCGGGGACGAGTTCAGCGGCAACCTGCACCTGGCCTACGCCGGGGTCTATTCCATGGACATGCGCAAGGCCAATCAGCACCTCCAGAAAGCACAGGCGCTGGCCACGACCGAAACCCAAAAGGAACAGCTCAAGGAGCTGGAAGAACTCATCAAAGAGCGCACCAAACTGAAGGGATAA
- the rho gene encoding transcription termination factor Rho, whose amino-acid sequence MNLTELKQKSMQDLTDLAMSFEVENPSTMRKQELIFALLQQCASQNGQIFGEGVLEILPDGFGFLRSPMYSYMAGPDDIYVSPSQIRRFGLRKGDVVSGQIRPPKEGERYFALLRVSEIGFEDPQHSKNLVLFDNLTPLYPEEQLRLENGDKNYSARIIDLLAPIGKGQRGVIVAPPRTGKTIMLQTIANSINANHPEVDLIVLLIDERPEEVTDMQRTVKAEVVSSTFDEPPQRHVQVADMVIEKAKRLVERKRDVVILLDSITRLGRAYNAVTPSSGRVLSGGIDANALQRPKRFFGAARNIEEGGSLTIISTALIDTGSRMDEVIFEEFKGTGNMEIYLDRHLSDKRIYPAIDINRSGTRKEELLLEEDVLNRVWILRKLLSPMNSIDSMEFLRGKMKGTKNNREFMDSMSK is encoded by the coding sequence CTGAACCTGACCGAGCTCAAACAAAAATCCATGCAGGATCTCACGGATCTTGCGATGTCCTTCGAGGTGGAGAACCCCAGCACCATGCGGAAGCAGGAGCTTATTTTCGCACTCCTGCAGCAATGCGCCTCACAGAACGGACAGATATTCGGCGAAGGGGTCCTGGAAATCCTGCCTGACGGCTTCGGCTTCCTGCGCTCGCCCATGTACAGCTACATGGCCGGCCCCGACGACATTTACGTGTCGCCCTCACAGATTCGCCGCTTTGGCCTCCGCAAAGGCGACGTGGTGTCAGGCCAGATACGCCCCCCCAAAGAAGGTGAACGCTACTTCGCCCTGCTCCGTGTGTCTGAAATCGGCTTCGAAGACCCGCAGCACTCCAAGAACCTGGTCCTGTTCGACAACCTGACCCCCCTCTACCCCGAGGAGCAGCTCAGACTGGAAAACGGCGACAAGAATTATTCCGCCCGCATCATCGACCTGCTGGCACCCATCGGCAAAGGGCAGCGCGGCGTCATCGTGGCCCCGCCCCGAACCGGTAAGACCATAATGCTCCAAACCATCGCCAACTCCATCAACGCCAACCACCCCGAGGTGGACCTCATCGTGCTGCTCATTGACGAGCGGCCCGAGGAAGTGACCGACATGCAGCGCACGGTCAAGGCCGAAGTGGTCAGCTCCACCTTTGACGAACCGCCGCAGCGCCACGTCCAGGTGGCCGACATGGTCATCGAAAAAGCCAAGCGTCTCGTGGAACGCAAACGGGACGTGGTCATTCTTCTGGATTCCATCACGCGCCTCGGCCGGGCTTACAATGCCGTGACCCCTTCCTCCGGTCGCGTCCTGTCCGGCGGTATCGACGCCAATGCCCTGCAGCGGCCGAAACGCTTCTTCGGTGCAGCCCGCAATATCGAGGAAGGCGGCAGTCTGACCATCATTTCCACCGCCCTCATCGACACCGGATCGCGCATGGACGAAGTCATCTTCGAAGAGTTCAAGGGCACCGGCAACATGGAAATCTATCTGGATCGCCACCTCTCGGACAAACGCATCTATCCGGCCATCGACATCAACAGGTCCGGCACCCGCAAGGAAGAACTGCTCCTGGAAGAGGACGTGCTCAACCGCGTCTGGATTCTTCGCAAGCTGCTCTCCCCTATGAACTCCATCGACTCCATGGAATTCCTGCGCGGCAAGATGAAAGGGACCAAGAACAATCGCGAGTTCATGGACTCCATGAGCAAGTAG
- a CDS encoding CarD family transcriptional regulator: MFKVNELVVYPSQGVGRVERVESQEIGGVRADFYIVRILSNNVTLMVPVANAVNVGLRQVCSKRIGQDIFESLNDRTGFTGYTGQNWNRRYREYSEKLKSGDLSDVAYVLKELFLIGKDKELSFGERRLLEQAMGLVSMELAYSLDREQDSIKAGINEIFADVIAAQEKKD; this comes from the coding sequence GTGTTCAAGGTCAATGAGTTGGTTGTGTATCCCTCCCAGGGAGTAGGACGCGTCGAACGCGTTGAGTCCCAGGAAATCGGCGGAGTCAGGGCCGATTTTTACATAGTCCGCATCTTGAGCAACAATGTAACTTTGATGGTTCCGGTCGCAAACGCCGTAAACGTGGGGCTTCGCCAGGTATGCAGCAAACGCATCGGCCAGGACATTTTCGAATCCCTCAATGACCGGACCGGCTTCACCGGCTATACCGGCCAGAACTGGAACCGCCGCTACCGCGAATATTCCGAGAAACTGAAAAGCGGCGATCTTTCCGATGTGGCCTACGTACTCAAAGAACTGTTCCTGATCGGCAAGGACAAGGAGCTTTCCTTTGGAGAACGCCGCCTGCTCGAGCAGGCCATGGGGCTCGTGTCCATGGAACTGGCGTACTCTCTGGACCGCGAACAGGACTCCATCAAGGCGGGCATCAACGAGATATTCGCGGATGTCATCGCTGCGCAAGAGAAAAAAGACTAG
- the pth gene encoding aminoacyl-tRNA hydrolase: protein MDCKGVIVGLGNPGSKYENTRHNIGFMLVDHLVSLAAERKSMRLEKFDESGDYELWRCKFAGAYRLLVKPMTYMNLSGKAVSKICGRHGVQPDEIVVVHDELDLPIGRMKFKMGGGNNGHNGLESIQERLGTPNFHRLRLGVGRPQDQYKVISDWVLEPFDDKGVAVLPEIIQHATKGLDIFFRRGAGFAQQHVNSFCLPEDEAE from the coding sequence ATGGACTGCAAAGGCGTCATAGTGGGACTCGGCAACCCCGGCAGCAAGTACGAAAACACGCGTCACAATATCGGATTCATGCTTGTGGACCACCTGGTGAGCCTGGCCGCAGAGCGTAAATCCATGCGGTTGGAAAAATTCGACGAATCGGGCGACTATGAATTGTGGCGGTGCAAGTTCGCCGGAGCATACAGGTTGCTGGTCAAACCGATGACCTACATGAACCTGAGCGGCAAGGCGGTTTCCAAGATTTGCGGCCGACACGGTGTGCAACCGGACGAAATCGTCGTGGTCCATGATGAACTGGACCTTCCGATCGGCCGCATGAAATTCAAGATGGGCGGCGGCAACAACGGCCACAACGGGCTTGAGTCGATCCAGGAAAGACTCGGCACCCCGAATTTTCACCGCCTGCGACTTGGCGTGGGTCGCCCCCAGGATCAATACAAGGTGATCAGCGACTGGGTCCTGGAACCGTTCGATGATAAAGGTGTCGCGGTTCTGCCCGAAATAATCCAACACGCAACCAAGGGGCTGGACATCTTTTTCCGCCGTGGAGCGGGATTTGCCCAGCAGCACGTCAACTCCTTTTGCCTCCCTGAAGATGAGGCGGAGTAA
- a CDS encoding 50S ribosomal protein L25: MAELLKLNVQERTQLGKGPNRRLRMTGMVPGIYYDAKGTNIPVQVKMIPLQKIYAAVGNSQVFELVLDKSGKTETMPALLWRVRNEPVKGFPEHVDFFGVDLTKELKVAVHFEIVGDSKGVKLGGQLEQYRDTIEVVCKPMDIPESIIIDITELDIMDSIHIEDVKFPEGVTPVFDDNYAVLAIAAMREEEDEEGDGEEGETAEVEVIGEAESE, from the coding sequence ATGGCAGAACTGCTGAAACTCAATGTTCAGGAACGCACCCAGCTGGGCAAGGGCCCCAACCGCCGTCTTCGTATGACCGGCATGGTTCCCGGCATCTACTACGATGCCAAGGGCACCAACATCCCTGTCCAGGTGAAGATGATTCCCCTGCAGAAAATTTACGCCGCCGTCGGCAACTCCCAGGTCTTTGAACTGGTCCTGGACAAATCCGGCAAGACCGAGACCATGCCTGCGCTGCTGTGGCGCGTTCGCAACGAGCCGGTCAAGGGCTTCCCGGAGCACGTGGACTTCTTCGGCGTTGACCTGACCAAGGAACTCAAAGTCGCGGTTCACTTCGAAATCGTCGGAGATTCCAAGGGCGTCAAGCTGGGCGGCCAGCTCGAGCAGTACCGCGACACCATCGAGGTCGTGTGTAAGCCCATGGACATCCCGGAATCCATCATCATCGACATCACCGAACTGGACATCATGGACTCCATCCACATTGAGGACGTGAAGTTCCCAGAAGGTGTGACCCCGGTCTTCGATGACAACTACGCCGTCCTGGCCATAGCCGCCATGCGCGAAGAGGAAGACGAGGAAGGTGACGGCGAGGAAGGCGAGACCGCCGAAGTGGAAGTTATCGGCGAGGCCGAATCCGAGTAA
- a CDS encoding ribose-phosphate pyrophosphokinase: MHGELKIISGSASPKLADAICEHLGTKASPVLRERFSDGEIRIEIGENVRGDDVFVVQPTCSPVNFHLMELCLMLDALKRASASRVTAVVPYFGYARQDRKVVPRAPISAKLVADLLSTAGMQRLVTIDLHAGQIQGFFNCPVDNLFAAPALLEHLRDRDDDFVIISPDAGGVERARAYAKRLGATLAIVDKRRDAPNQAKAMHIIGDVKDKVAVVIDDMIDTAGTMCAAANVIMENGAKEVLACATHPVLSGPAIQRLEESAFSEVVVTDTIPLGDKTACSKIKQRSVASLLAKAINNVHTESSVSVLFV; encoded by the coding sequence ATGCACGGTGAACTGAAGATCATCAGTGGGTCTGCAAGTCCGAAACTGGCCGATGCCATTTGTGAGCACCTGGGCACCAAGGCCTCCCCGGTCCTGCGTGAACGCTTTTCCGATGGTGAGATTCGCATCGAAATCGGTGAAAACGTTCGCGGCGACGACGTATTCGTGGTTCAGCCCACCTGCTCCCCGGTGAATTTCCACCTCATGGAACTGTGCCTGATGCTGGACGCCCTCAAGCGCGCCAGTGCCTCACGAGTAACAGCCGTGGTTCCCTATTTCGGCTATGCCCGCCAGGATCGCAAGGTTGTTCCCCGTGCGCCCATCTCCGCCAAGCTGGTGGCAGACCTGCTCTCCACCGCAGGCATGCAGCGCCTCGTGACCATCGACCTGCATGCAGGCCAGATCCAGGGTTTCTTCAACTGTCCTGTGGACAACCTGTTCGCAGCGCCCGCCCTGCTCGAACATCTGCGCGACCGCGACGACGACTTTGTCATCATTTCGCCGGATGCAGGCGGTGTGGAACGTGCCCGCGCCTATGCCAAACGGCTGGGAGCCACCCTGGCCATCGTCGACAAGCGCCGCGACGCCCCGAACCAGGCCAAGGCCATGCATATTATCGGTGACGTCAAGGACAAGGTAGCCGTGGTCATCGACGACATGATCGACACTGCGGGCACCATGTGCGCCGCCGCCAACGTGATCATGGAAAACGGCGCCAAGGAAGTGCTGGCATGCGCCACGCACCCGGTCCTTTCCGGTCCGGCCATCCAGCGGCTGGAAGAATCCGCTTTTTCCGAGGTGGTCGTCACCGACACCATCCCGCTGGGCGACAAGACTGCCTGCTCCAAGATCAAGCAACGCTCTGTGGCCTCGCTGCTGGCCAAAGCCATCAACAACGTACACACGGAATCGTCCGTGTCCGTACTGTTTGTATAA